In Finegoldia magna ATCC 53516, a genomic segment contains:
- a CDS encoding ABC transporter ATP-binding protein has translation MIEINNLKKDYEIIKRKSLLNKERTIVNAVKKISFKIEDGERVGLIGLNGAGKTTTIKMMTGILYPTDGFIKVNGFTPSDRKKEFLNEIGVSMGQRSCMFYDIDVIESFKYFKEVYEISDEDFEERLQEFDKVLGLSQLLHTPVRKLSFGQRMKCELAVSLIHLPRTIFLDEPTIGLDVVVQENIFEFLNMINQKYNSTIILTTHEIENIDKFCPRIIVLNHGEVIYDGRCNKFLDRDKYRKLTVSSKYVEYLKDFNPDIENEKATVLLTTDQLNSVDISNFSKSEFTIEELSLEDVLKTKLRVE, from the coding sequence ATGATAGAGATAAACAACTTGAAAAAAGATTATGAAATAATTAAGAGAAAAAGTTTATTAAACAAAGAAAGAACTATCGTGAATGCAGTGAAGAAGATTTCTTTTAAAATTGAAGATGGAGAAAGAGTCGGACTCATAGGGCTTAATGGAGCTGGAAAGACTACTACGATTAAAATGATGACGGGAATTTTGTATCCAACGGATGGTTTCATAAAAGTGAATGGATTCACTCCGTCTGATAGGAAAAAGGAATTCTTGAATGAGATTGGAGTATCAATGGGACAACGTTCGTGTATGTTTTACGATATTGATGTGATAGAATCTTTCAAGTATTTCAAAGAAGTTTATGAAATTTCAGATGAGGATTTTGAGGAAAGATTACAAGAATTTGATAAAGTTCTTGGACTTTCGCAACTTTTACATACTCCTGTAAGAAAATTGTCTTTCGGTCAGAGGATGAAGTGTGAATTGGCGGTGAGCCTTATTCATTTGCCGCGAACAATATTTTTGGATGAGCCTACTATTGGTCTTGATGTTGTGGTTCAAGAAAATATATTTGAGTTTTTGAATATGATAAACCAAAAATACAATTCTACGATCATATTGACCACACATGAGATAGAAAATATAGATAAATTTTGCCCTAGAATTATAGTGCTAAATCATGGAGAAGTGATTTACGATGGAAGGTGCAATAAATTTTTGGATAGAGATAAGTACAGAAAACTAACCGTATCTTCTAAATACGTTGAGTATTTGAAGGATTTTAATCCAGACATCGAAAATGAGAAGGCGACAGTTTTATTGACAACCGATCAGTTAAATAGTGTAGATATTTCAAACTTTTCTAAGTCCGAATTCACCATCGAAGAATTGAGCTTGGAAGATGTTTTGAAAACTAAATTGAGGGTTGAATGA
- a CDS encoding ATP-binding cassette domain-containing protein encodes MFKYITQNKKLFYLTLLTAPIAVGFDIGLAWLLRIITDAGTNGEEQLLPRLILISVLYIIFASISDLLYRKSTVELTNNCIYNVRNDLFNSLTDESLIKISKQNSGYYISMFLNDLEDLKMDYFKNMVSSYHEILNFVISLVLLVKIDIIMAITIIIFSVVQLAVPFIFEKLIEKRQEELMNIRNEYTSSLQEFVNNFNLIKFFKREIIFKKINQDKSIEYRNASNTKETLSKTIYVLSFASSLAMYLGCMLVGIWLVFKDRITIGQVIESSQLMAYVTGPLLNFTDIMTSFKSAKPVQNKVINFISEEKPVEVEDEFEFNNLKLNNISFKYPTSDKYVLKNLDFTFEKGKKYIIIGESGTGKSTIFKILQKQEIATEGVVQINNKNILNITDSTYYSKIGFATQDTGIFTASIKDNISLYDNRPVDKTIIEQLGLNTMINSKPKGIDTVISSEDKSISGGEKQRIAIARLLNEDFDCILLDESTSSLDKHSVDIVEECILSKKDLTVIAITHHLTSKAIEMSDCVLKLEDGKLVPVTM; translated from the coding sequence ATGTTCAAGTACATTACGCAAAATAAAAAATTATTCTACTTAACACTTCTTACAGCGCCAATTGCCGTTGGGTTTGATATTGGCTTGGCGTGGCTTTTAAGAATTATAACAGATGCAGGAACTAATGGAGAAGAACAACTTTTGCCCAGACTAATTCTAATTTCTGTGTTGTACATAATTTTTGCAAGTATTTCCGATTTATTATATCGAAAAAGCACAGTAGAACTTACGAATAATTGTATATATAATGTTAGAAATGATTTGTTCAACAGTTTAACAGACGAATCTCTAATCAAAATATCCAAACAAAATAGTGGATATTATATATCAATGTTTTTGAATGATTTGGAAGATTTGAAGATGGATTATTTCAAGAATATGGTGTCTTCATATCATGAAATTCTCAATTTCGTAATATCCTTAGTGTTGCTTGTCAAAATCGACATAATAATGGCAATCACAATAATAATATTTTCTGTGGTGCAATTAGCAGTTCCATTTATTTTCGAAAAATTAATCGAAAAAAGACAAGAAGAACTTATGAATATAAGAAATGAATACACGTCTAGTTTGCAAGAATTCGTGAATAATTTTAATTTGATTAAGTTTTTCAAAAGAGAAATAATTTTTAAAAAAATTAATCAAGATAAATCCATTGAATATCGTAACGCATCAAATACTAAGGAAACTTTGAGCAAAACTATTTACGTTTTATCATTTGCTAGTTCGTTGGCAATGTATTTGGGTTGTATGTTGGTCGGAATTTGGCTAGTATTTAAAGACAGAATAACCATTGGTCAAGTAATAGAATCAAGTCAACTTATGGCTTATGTGACAGGACCGTTGTTAAATTTCACAGATATAATGACAAGTTTCAAATCAGCAAAGCCAGTCCAAAACAAAGTTATAAATTTCATCTCTGAAGAAAAACCTGTTGAAGTAGAAGATGAATTCGAATTTAATAATTTGAAATTAAACAATATTTCGTTCAAATATCCAACAAGTGACAAATACGTTTTGAAAAATTTGGATTTTACATTTGAAAAAGGCAAAAAATACATTATTATTGGAGAAAGTGGAACGGGTAAATCAACTATATTCAAGATTTTGCAAAAACAAGAAATAGCAACCGAAGGAGTAGTTCAGATTAACAATAAAAATATTTTGAATATTACAGATAGCACATATTATTCGAAAATCGGATTTGCAACACAAGACACTGGAATATTCACAGCAAGCATCAAAGACAACATATCCTTGTATGACAACAGACCTGTAGATAAAACAATCATTGAACAATTGGGATTAAATACTATGATTAATTCCAAACCAAAAGGAATTGACACTGTAATCTCCAGCGAAGACAAGTCTATCTCAGGTGGAGAGAAACAACGAATAGCCATTGCAAGACTACTAAATGAAGACTTCGACTGTATTTTATTAGACGAATCGACATCCTCATTGGATAAACACAGTGTAGATATTGTTGAAGAATGCATACTTTCGAAAAAAGATTTGACAGTAATAGCAATCACACATCATTTGACAAGTAAAGCTATTGAAATGAGCGACTGTGTTTTAAAATTAGAAGACGGGAAATTAGTACCAGTTACAATGTAA
- the scfA gene encoding six-cysteine ranthipeptide SCIFF, producing the protein MEKHIKTLTPNTLKESACKGGCGECQTSCQSACKTSCTVANQECENENR; encoded by the coding sequence ATGGAAAAACATATTAAAACTTTAACACCTAACACTTTGAAAGAATCAGCTTGCAAAGGTGGTTGTGGTGAATGCCAAACTTCTTGCCAATCAGCTTGCAAAACTTCTTGCACAGTTGCTAACCAAGAATGTGAAAACGAAAATAGATAA
- the scfB gene encoding thioether cross-link-forming SCIFF peptide maturase has protein sequence MIHKYKMNGHNIVLDVNGGSVHVFDDISYDVLDYYKDLSADEIVEKLDQYPEESVRDSIKEIAELEKANMLFSSDDYLHIEDFKKREPVLKAMCLHVVHDCNLKCEYCFASQGDFGGHKAYMTEEVGKKALKYLVDNSGSRKFLEVDFFGGEPLMDFELVKKLVKYGNEIADEKGKKFRFTITTNGVLLDDDKIDFINKNMHNVVLSLDGRKSVNDNMRKTLNDKGSYDLIVPKFQKLIKGRKGKYYYVRGTFTKKNLDFSEDVKHFKDLGFELSSIEPVVDSDYDDYAITKEDLDTVLNEYEKLAVDYAKDQVNGSNFKFFHFMVDLTQGPCVIKRMQGCGAGCEYIAVTPEGDIYPCHQFVGNEKFKMGNILDENLTLPEDLREEFLNCHVFTKEDCKNCWCKFYCSGGCHANAYNFNHDIYKPYELGCAMQKKRTECAIMVEVEKMLNA, from the coding sequence ATGATACATAAATACAAAATGAATGGCCACAACATTGTTTTAGATGTAAACGGTGGAAGTGTCCATGTTTTTGACGACATAAGTTACGATGTACTTGATTATTACAAAGATTTAAGTGCAGATGAAATAGTAGAAAAATTAGATCAATATCCTGAAGAATCTGTCAGAGATTCTATAAAGGAAATTGCAGAATTGGAAAAAGCGAATATGCTTTTTTCATCGGATGATTATCTTCACATTGAAGATTTCAAAAAAAGAGAACCTGTGTTAAAGGCAATGTGCCTTCACGTTGTTCACGATTGTAACTTGAAGTGCGAATATTGTTTTGCTTCACAAGGTGATTTTGGTGGACACAAAGCCTATATGACTGAAGAAGTCGGCAAGAAAGCTTTGAAATATTTGGTTGACAATAGCGGTTCAAGAAAATTCTTGGAAGTGGATTTCTTTGGTGGAGAACCTTTAATGGATTTCGAGCTAGTGAAGAAATTAGTAAAATACGGCAATGAAATAGCCGATGAAAAAGGTAAGAAATTCAGATTCACAATAACTACTAACGGCGTTTTGTTGGACGATGACAAGATTGATTTTATCAACAAAAATATGCACAACGTAGTTCTTAGTCTTGATGGTAGAAAATCTGTCAACGATAATATGAGAAAAACTTTGAACGACAAGGGTTCTTATGATTTAATCGTTCCTAAATTTCAAAAACTTATTAAAGGAAGAAAAGGAAAATATTATTACGTAAGAGGAACTTTTACTAAAAAGAATTTGGATTTCTCAGAAGATGTAAAACACTTCAAGGATTTGGGATTTGAATTGTCAAGTATCGAACCTGTTGTAGACAGCGATTATGACGATTACGCTATTACTAAGGAAGATTTGGACACTGTTTTGAATGAATACGAAAAATTGGCAGTGGATTATGCAAAGGATCAAGTTAATGGTTCTAACTTTAAGTTCTTCCATTTTATGGTTGATTTGACTCAAGGTCCATGTGTAATAAAAAGAATGCAAGGTTGTGGAGCTGGATGCGAATACATTGCAGTAACTCCAGAAGGAGATATTTATCCTTGTCATCAATTTGTCGGCAACGAAAAATTCAAAATGGGAAATATTTTAGATGAAAATCTAACTTTACCAGAAGATTTGCGTGAAGAATTCTTGAATTGTCACGTATTTACAAAAGAAGATTGCAAAAATTGTTGGTGCAAATTCTACTGTTCTGGTGGTTGCCATGCAAATGCGTACAATTTTAATCACGATATTTACAAGCCATACGAATTGGGTTGCGCAATGCAAAAGAAACGTACTGAATGTGCAATTATGGTAGAAGTGGAGAAAATGTTGAATGCGTAA
- a CDS encoding aminotransferase class V-fold PLP-dependent enzyme has product MRNLYDNLINRKEKVSFHMPGHKGKTLEGMNDFLENILKIDVTELSDTDDLYHANTIIAEGRNNLALFSHAKSSMYLVNGSTSGIVASIMSVLDENEKILVEKNCHKSVINGVRLARGKSVEIDCDGVCEQEVLIENLKKDSSIKAVLITRPNYYGIYQPIEKLVAYCHENNIKIIVDEAHGAHFALDCFDKNAMQLGCDISINSYHKTMPAFTQTAAINFNCEDELIDKTISNLQMIMTSSPSYIFMTSVEYAIDYCAKNESKYAELKEIIDWFYSEIEGLDYIRKAPIQKNCKRDFTRIVLQCDNPSDVNEHLIKNGIYLEMIDDKNLVLISTIADEKKDFEILLEALRSYKKSDSTKIYKTYDYLLNKKIANDIVIYPPGKIFAKKNSTINQEQIDELNDLSSKGVNILLK; this is encoded by the coding sequence ATGCGTAATTTGTATGATAATCTGATAAATAGAAAAGAAAAAGTAAGCTTTCACATGCCTGGCCATAAGGGCAAGACGTTGGAAGGTATGAACGATTTTCTTGAAAATATTTTGAAGATTGATGTGACAGAATTATCTGATACAGATGATTTGTACCATGCAAATACTATTATAGCTGAGGGCAGGAATAATCTTGCCCTTTTTTCGCATGCAAAATCATCGATGTATCTTGTCAATGGTTCAACATCTGGAATTGTCGCAAGTATAATGAGCGTATTAGATGAGAACGAAAAAATTTTGGTAGAGAAAAATTGCCACAAATCTGTCATCAACGGTGTACGACTTGCTCGTGGAAAATCTGTGGAAATAGACTGTGATGGAGTGTGTGAACAAGAAGTATTGATAGAAAATTTGAAGAAAGATTCATCCATCAAAGCAGTTCTCATCACACGCCCCAATTATTATGGGATTTATCAGCCAATCGAAAAACTTGTAGCATATTGTCACGAAAATAATATCAAAATTATTGTTGATGAAGCACACGGAGCACATTTCGCACTGGACTGTTTCGACAAAAATGCAATGCAACTAGGTTGTGATATTTCTATTAATTCGTATCACAAAACGATGCCAGCATTCACGCAAACTGCTGCAATTAATTTCAATTGTGAAGATGAATTGATAGATAAAACTATAAGTAATCTACAAATGATTATGACATCTTCCCCATCGTATATTTTCATGACATCTGTGGAATATGCAATAGATTATTGCGCTAAAAATGAAAGCAAATACGCTGAATTAAAAGAAATAATAGATTGGTTTTATAGTGAGATTGAAGGCTTGGATTATATTAGAAAAGCTCCGATTCAAAAAAATTGCAAGAGAGATTTTACAAGAATTGTCCTTCAATGTGACAACCCAAGCGATGTCAATGAGCATTTGATAAAAAACGGAATTTATCTAGAAATGATTGACGACAAAAACTTGGTTTTGATTTCAACGATTGCCGATGAGAAAAAAGATTTTGAAATTTTGCTGGAAGCTCTTCGTTCATATAAAAAATCAGATTCTACGAAAATTTACAAAACGTACGATTATTTACTGAACAAAAAAATCGCCAATGATATCGTGATTTATCCACCAGGAAAAATTTTTGCTAAGAAAAATTCCACAATTAATCAAGAACAAATCGATGAGCTGAACGATTTATCATCAAAGGGCGTAAATATTTTATTAAAATAG
- a CDS encoding GntR family transcriptional regulator: MQFDDNKPIYIQIVDYFKYKIIRQDLKSSDKIPSVRETAKELNVNPNTVQRAYAELESCGITMSKRGLGSFVDVDEDKLKALKNDMAQQLVDDFLNEMYQMNMPKEKLMELIDERWKK, from the coding sequence ATGCAATTTGATGATAATAAACCTATCTACATTCAAATCGTAGATTATTTTAAATACAAAATAATTAGGCAAGATTTAAAGTCTTCTGATAAAATTCCTTCTGTCAGAGAAACTGCGAAAGAATTGAATGTAAATCCTAACACAGTTCAACGTGCTTATGCAGAGTTGGAAAGCTGTGGAATTACTATGAGTAAACGAGGACTTGGTTCATTTGTCGATGTAGACGAGGATAAATTAAAAGCTTTGAAAAATGATATGGCACAACAATTGGTAGACGATTTCTTAAACGAAATGTATCAAATGAATATGCCAAAAGAAAAATTAATGGAACTTATAGATGAAAGGTGGAAAAAATGA
- a CDS encoding ABC transporter ATP-binding protein → MSVLEIKNLSKKYGNKQALKDVSFTAEKGEVIGLLGPNGSGKTTLIKILAGIIKKYEGEVKIDSQDVNYKTKEFVSYLPDRFFLDPNLTIAQTQALFEDFYSDFDSEKFTSFIEQMSLDKKMKVSNLSKGMTEKLNLALVLSRHAKLFIIDEPIAGVDPVAREQILDITSTLILL, encoded by the coding sequence ATGAGCGTACTCGAAATAAAAAATTTGTCGAAAAAATACGGCAACAAACAAGCACTTAAAGATGTATCATTTACAGCCGAAAAAGGAGAAGTCATCGGACTTCTAGGTCCAAATGGTTCTGGCAAGACAACTTTAATCAAAATTTTAGCTGGAATCATAAAAAAATACGAGGGAGAAGTGAAGATTGATTCGCAAGATGTAAATTACAAGACAAAAGAGTTCGTAAGTTATTTGCCGGACAGATTTTTCCTTGACCCTAACCTAACAATCGCCCAAACACAAGCATTGTTCGAAGATTTTTATTCCGATTTTGATTCAGAAAAATTCACTAGCTTTATCGAACAAATGAGTTTGGACAAGAAAATGAAGGTCAGCAATCTATCAAAAGGTATGACTGAAAAGTTGAACTTGGCACTTGTATTGTCGCGTCACGCTAAGCTTTTCATAATTGACGAACCAATCGCAGGAGTTGACCCTGTAGCACGTGAACAAATTTTGGATATAACATCGACCCTGATTCTACTCTAG
- a CDS encoding chromate transporter, with product MILIKLFWVFFKVGLFAFGGGYATLPLITNFVVNENQWISLRELTDVLTISQMTPGPIAINSATFVGMKIYSVLGAVVATTGLVFPALLILLPLSKLIFSGKELKFLDYILKGIKPAVAALIFIAFIDLFESAVFNGKFNLTNINIIAVVSFVVGFVMYYKKVSIIKIIGVCATLGLIYQFVI from the coding sequence ATGATTTTGATTAAATTATTCTGGGTGTTTTTCAAAGTAGGGTTATTCGCTTTTGGTGGAGGATATGCGACACTTCCACTTATCACGAATTTTGTTGTAAATGAAAATCAATGGATCAGTCTTAGAGAACTTACAGACGTACTTACGATTTCGCAAATGACACCAGGACCAATAGCTATAAATTCTGCGACATTTGTAGGAATGAAAATATATTCTGTGTTGGGCGCTGTTGTCGCTACAACTGGGTTGGTGTTTCCTGCGCTATTAATTCTACTCCCATTATCCAAGTTGATTTTCTCGGGAAAAGAATTAAAGTTTTTGGATTATATATTAAAAGGAATCAAACCTGCAGTCGCAGCACTTATATTCATTGCCTTTATTGATTTGTTCGAATCAGCAGTATTTAATGGCAAATTCAATTTGACAAATATCAACATTATTGCAGTTGTTTCATTTGTCGTGGGATTTGTAATGTATTATAAAAAAGTTTCTATCATTAAAATAATCGGCGTGTGCGCAACGCTTGGACTAATATATCAATTTGTAATTTAA
- a CDS encoding chromate transporter encodes MINLKNIDLFKTLLKINAVTFGGGYTIVPIIRDEFVKNKKIIDDDEMMKIIALAQSCPGAMAINTSILLGYRINKTKGAIVSVLAATLPCLVIISIVSLIYNKIHDNPFINMMLISMSGAISAILLLTVVDLAKSNLKKDRALGIGIMILAFVMGFVFNINVAIILLACACIGVMYSKIIGGKYDFD; translated from the coding sequence GTGATAAATTTGAAAAACATTGACTTATTTAAAACTCTTCTGAAAATTAATGCCGTGACGTTTGGTGGAGGATATACAATAGTTCCTATTATTAGAGATGAGTTTGTTAAAAACAAAAAAATAATTGACGACGACGAAATGATGAAAATAATCGCCTTGGCACAAAGTTGTCCAGGAGCGATGGCTATTAACACGTCAATTTTATTGGGATACAGGATTAACAAAACAAAAGGAGCAATCGTAAGCGTGTTAGCTGCGACTCTTCCTTGTTTGGTTATTATTTCGATTGTAAGTTTGATTTACAACAAAATTCACGACAATCCATTTATCAATATGATGCTCATTAGTATGAGTGGTGCGATAAGTGCAATATTACTTTTAACTGTTGTGGATTTGGCGAAATCAAATTTGAAAAAAGACAGAGCGCTTGGAATTGGAATAATGATTTTAGCATTTGTAATGGGGTTTGTGTTCAACATAAATGTTGCGATAATTTTACTTGCGTGTGCTTGTATCGGAGTGATGTATTCAAAGATTATAGGTGGCAAATATGATTTTGATTAA
- the fba gene encoding class II fructose-1,6-bisphosphate aldolase → MLVAADKMLKDALKGKYAVGHFNINNLEWTKAILETAQENNSPVILGVSEGAGKYMGGYKTVVGMVKGMIEELNITVPVAIHLDHGSFEGAKKCIEAGFTSVMFDGSKYPIDENIEKTKEIVELAHSKGISVEAEVGAIGGEEDGVIGQGEIADKNECKRISELGIDFLAAGIGNIHGVYPENWKGLDFNALGEIKGEIGEMPLVLHGGTGIPTDMIKEAISLGVSKINVNTECQIVFTEETRKYFEENKDKEKKGFDPRKVLKPGYEAIKAKVKEKMEIFGSIDKAN, encoded by the coding sequence ATGTTAGTAGCAGCAGACAAAATGTTAAAAGATGCATTAAAAGGAAAATACGCAGTAGGTCATTTCAATATCAACAACCTAGAATGGACTAAAGCTATTTTGGAAACAGCACAAGAAAACAACTCACCAGTTATTTTGGGAGTTAGCGAAGGCGCTGGAAAATATATGGGCGGATATAAAACAGTTGTAGGAATGGTTAAAGGAATGATTGAAGAATTAAACATAACAGTTCCTGTAGCAATCCACTTAGATCACGGATCATTCGAAGGTGCAAAAAAATGTATCGAAGCAGGATTTACTTCAGTAATGTTTGATGGTTCTAAATATCCAATCGATGAAAATATAGAAAAAACAAAAGAAATAGTTGAACTTGCTCATTCAAAAGGAATAAGCGTTGAAGCAGAAGTTGGAGCTATCGGTGGAGAAGAAGATGGAGTAATCGGTCAAGGTGAAATCGCCGACAAAAATGAATGTAAGAGAATTTCTGAATTGGGAATAGATTTCTTGGCAGCAGGAATTGGTAATATCCATGGAGTTTATCCAGAAAACTGGAAGGGATTAGACTTCAATGCTCTTGGAGAAATCAAAGGAGAAATCGGAGAAATGCCTCTAGTTCTTCATGGTGGAACAGGAATTCCAACTGATATGATTAAAGAAGCAATCAGCCTTGGAGTATCCAAAATCAATGTAAACACTGAATGCCAAATCGTATTTACAGAAGAAACTAGAAAATACTTCGAAGAAAACAAAGACAAAGAAAAGAAAGGATTCGATCCAAGAAAAGTTTTGAAACCAGGTTACGAAGCAATCAAAGCAAAAGTTAAAGAAAAAATGGAAATTTTTGGATCAATCGACAAAGCAAACTAA